TGCCACATGGCCGTGGACAAGGCCCGCTTCCGCCGCCGCTACTGGGACGGCTACGTGCAGGCCAATGCCCGGTTCGCCGCCGCGGTGCTGCAGGAGGCTGCGCCCGGCGCGTTCGTCTGGCTGCAGGATTACCACCTGGCCCTCGCCCCGTCCCAGATCCGCCAGCAGCGCCGGGACCTGATCCTGGCCCACTTCTGGCATATCCCCTGGCCGGCCTGGGACGTCTTCCGGGCCTGTCCTGCGGTGCAACGGCGCGCGCTGCTGGAGGGGCTGCTGGGCTGCGACCTGCTGGGGTTCCACCTGGAGCGTTTCCGTCAGACCTTCCTGGAGTGCGTGGCCCGCGAGCTGGAAGCCCACGTGGACGCAGAGCGCGGCACCGTCGACTATCGCGGGCACCGCACGACGGTTGAAGCCTTCCCCATCAGCATCGACGTGGAGCGGTTCGACCGCCTGGCCCGCTCGCTGGCGGCGCAGCAGTGGATGGCCCGCTGGCGCAGCCGGTCGGAGATCGGCCAGCGGCGCATCGCCCTGGGGGTGGACCGTCTGGACTACACCAAGGGGATCCCTGAGCGGCTGCGGGCCATCGACCTTTTTCTCCGTCAGTACCCCCAGTACCGGGAGCGCTTCGTCTTCGTACAGAAGGCGGCACCCAGCCGCACGCGGATCAAGGCCTACCGGGCACTGCAGGATCTGGTAGAGCGGCAGATCGGCGAGATCAACGCCCGCCACGGACGGGACAGGTGGCGGCCGATCATCTATCTCCCTGATCCCATCCCCCCCGCGGCGATGGCCGCGCTGTACCGCCTGGCGGACGTGGCCATCGTCAGCTCCCTGCAAGACGGGATGAACCTGGTGGCCAAGGAGTTCATCGCCTGTCAGGTGGAGGAGCAGGGGGTCCTCCTGCTCAGTGAGCTGGCCGGCGCCGTGGAGGAGATGGCCTACGCCGTGCGCATCAACCCCTACGACGAGGAGGGCTTTGCCGAGGCCCTGGCGCAGGCCCTGGAAATCCCTCCGGGGGAGCGGCAGATCCGCATGCGGGCCATGCGTGCCTACCTCGCCGAGCACGATGTCTACTGGTGGATGGAGGAGGTGGTGGCGGCGGTCTCCCGCCTGCTGGCCCGCCGCCAGGAGCCGCAGCACCTCCTGGAGCACCTGCCCCAGGTGGTTGGCCGTCCCGGCCACCGGCCACCGGTGCTGTTCCTGGACTATGATGGGACGCTCGTGCCCATCGCCGCCACGCCGGAAGCCGCCCGGCCCGCGGCACAAGTCCCCCGGCTCCTGCGGGAGTTGCGGGCCCGCGGCTACCAGGTGGTCATCATCAGTGGCCGCCCGGCCGACGACGTCTATCGCCTGCTGGGCGTGGACGACCTGGACTACATCGGGAACCACGGGCTGGAGGTCCTGCGCGGGGAGCCCCCTCCGGTGGCGCGGACGGCGGAGCAGTTACAGGTGCAGGTCCGCTGGCTGGCGGCGCGCATCCGGGAGCGCCTGGGGGACGTGCCCGGACTGCTGTTTGAGGAGAAGCGGTTCTCCACGGCCATCCACTACCGGCTGGTGGACCCGGCGGCGGCCGACCGGGTGAAGCAGGTGGTCAGCTTTCTGGCGGCCCAGCACCGGCCGTGGGTGGTCCTGATGCGGGGCAAAGAGGTGCTGGAGATCCGTCCCAACCTCCCCTGGGACAAGGGGCGGGCCGCACTGTGGTGGCTGGAGCGTCGCTGCGGGCGGGACTGGCCGCAGCAGGTGATGCCCATCTA
The genomic region above belongs to Armatimonadota bacterium and contains:
- a CDS encoding bifunctional alpha,alpha-trehalose-phosphate synthase (UDP-forming)/trehalose-phosphatase; its protein translation is MSDTGVLVLTEPAGPPPEAATARQTRVAAALAARLPGRQLVIVSNREPYVHRRTRHGVEVERPPGGLVAALDPVMQALGGVWIAWGSGNADREVVDEHDRVAVPPERPRYTLRRVWLPEPVVENYYYGFANQALWPLCHMAVDKARFRRRYWDGYVQANARFAAAVLQEAAPGAFVWLQDYHLALAPSQIRQQRRDLILAHFWHIPWPAWDVFRACPAVQRRALLEGLLGCDLLGFHLERFRQTFLECVARELEAHVDAERGTVDYRGHRTTVEAFPISIDVERFDRLARSLAAQQWMARWRSRSEIGQRRIALGVDRLDYTKGIPERLRAIDLFLRQYPQYRERFVFVQKAAPSRTRIKAYRALQDLVERQIGEINARHGRDRWRPIIYLPDPIPPAAMAALYRLADVAIVSSLQDGMNLVAKEFIACQVEEQGVLLLSELAGAVEEMAYAVRINPYDEEGFAEALAQALEIPPGERQIRMRAMRAYLAEHDVYWWMEEVVAAVSRLLARRQEPQHLLEHLPQVVGRPGHRPPVLFLDYDGTLVPIAATPEAARPAAQVPRLLRELRARGYQVVIISGRPADDVYRLLGVDDLDYIGNHGLEVLRGEPPPVARTAEQLQVQVRWLAARIRERLGDVPGLLFEEKRFSTAIHYRLVDPAAADRVKQVVSFLAAQHRPWVVLMRGKEVLEIRPNLPWDKGRAALWWLERRCGRDWPQQVMPIYIGDDRTDEDAFAALAGGGVTVAVAPEGPTVAGYYLRSCEEVLDFLRHLATLGGGGSAADHLLR